A genomic region of Microbacterium schleiferi contains the following coding sequences:
- a CDS encoding FMN-binding protein — MKRIIYGLLATLSGVVLLFSYRTSLEAVMPITAENTSGTATTPSAPAAAAPATGSSTPSASASPSASDSGSGTGSGAATTPAASGLADGTFTGDAARTRYGNVQVAITISGGTITDIQVPQYPNSNREDQQINARALPVLISETASAQSASISMVSGATYTSQGYTQSLQSALDQAQQ; from the coding sequence ATGAAGCGCATCATCTACGGACTGCTCGCCACCCTCAGCGGCGTCGTCCTCCTGTTCAGCTACCGCACCTCGCTCGAGGCGGTGATGCCCATCACTGCTGAGAACACGAGCGGTACGGCGACAACTCCGTCGGCGCCCGCGGCCGCCGCGCCCGCGACCGGCAGCTCAACGCCCTCGGCATCCGCATCGCCGTCCGCCTCCGACTCCGGCAGCGGCACCGGCAGCGGCGCTGCCACTACACCGGCCGCAAGCGGGCTCGCCGATGGCACATTCACGGGGGACGCCGCACGCACGCGCTATGGCAACGTGCAGGTCGCGATCACGATCAGCGGCGGGACCATCACCGACATCCAGGTGCCGCAGTACCCCAACAGCAACCGCGAGGACCAGCAGATCAATGCACGCGCGCTGCCCGTACTGATCTCCGAGACCGCGAGCGCGCAGAGCGCGTCGATCAGCATGGTGTCGGGGGCCACCTACACGAGCCAGGGGTACACCCAGTCCCTCCAGAGTGCGCTGGATCAGGCGCAGCAATGA
- a CDS encoding cytochrome c oxidase subunit 3 — translation MKTVTTSSATYSQAMRSVKRPDPVAVGTIVWLGSEVMFFAGLFAIYFTLRSTSPDLWAQETQLLNVPFAAVNTTILVLSSVTCQMGVFAAERFQPYTVKTNRFRDRWGMVEWFWLTFALGAIFVSGQVWEYAQLVAEGMPIQANAYASAFYLTTGFHALHVTGGLIAFLLVIGRAFAVKNFGRKEMTSSIVVSYYWHFVDVVWIALFFVIYFLK, via the coding sequence ATGAAGACTGTGACCACCAGCTCAGCGACGTACTCCCAGGCCATGCGGTCGGTCAAGCGACCCGACCCGGTCGCAGTTGGAACCATCGTGTGGCTCGGCAGCGAAGTCATGTTCTTCGCCGGCCTCTTCGCGATCTACTTCACACTGCGAAGCACCTCCCCCGACCTCTGGGCCCAAGAGACCCAGCTGCTGAACGTGCCGTTCGCAGCGGTGAACACCACGATCCTGGTGCTCTCCTCGGTCACCTGTCAGATGGGTGTCTTCGCGGCAGAGCGTTTCCAGCCGTACACCGTGAAGACCAACCGGTTCCGTGACCGCTGGGGCATGGTCGAGTGGTTCTGGCTGACGTTCGCACTCGGCGCCATCTTCGTGTCGGGCCAGGTGTGGGAGTACGCCCAGCTCGTCGCCGAGGGGATGCCGATCCAGGCAAACGCGTACGCCTCGGCGTTCTACCTCACGACCGGTTTCCACGCCCTGCACGTGACCGGTGGTCTCATCGCCTTCCTCCTGGTGATCGGACGCGCCTTCGCGGTCAAGAACTTCGGCCGCAAGGAAATGACGTCCTCGATCGTCGTGTCGTACTACTGGCACTTCGTCGACGTCGTCTGGATCGCCCTGTTCTTTGTCATCTACTTCCTCAAGTAA
- a CDS encoding CynX/NimT family MFS transporter produces MASDRRIAPGAAGGAAALVIAGILVAALSLRGPIVSPTPVLRQIETDLGIGAATAGLLTTAPVLMFALLTPVAALVIRRAGAELALMITLTGVLLGTFLRAVPGFGWMLAGMIVIGASITVGNVVIPVIIRRDVAPERVALVTAAYVAMLNAGSLLTSLLTVPIASVIGWNLALLAWSVITIAGMLLWGLHLRHAAARGDLWGRGSRVRRAPVRHPSVTGTLTRSPVPCRYLWGEGGCAATRCFATPCHGCFFWRSRDRLPCTTASRPGCRHSSRTISGSAQRPRAG; encoded by the coding sequence GTGGCTTCCGACCGACGCATCGCTCCCGGTGCCGCCGGAGGCGCCGCCGCGCTCGTCATCGCCGGCATCCTCGTCGCCGCGCTGAGTCTTCGTGGTCCCATCGTCTCACCGACTCCTGTGCTGCGGCAGATCGAGACCGATCTGGGGATCGGTGCGGCTACGGCGGGCCTGCTCACGACCGCCCCCGTGCTGATGTTTGCGCTGTTGACTCCCGTGGCTGCTCTCGTGATCCGGCGCGCTGGAGCCGAGCTCGCGCTCATGATCACGCTGACGGGCGTGTTGCTGGGCACCTTCTTGCGCGCCGTCCCGGGTTTTGGGTGGATGCTCGCCGGAATGATCGTGATCGGGGCATCCATCACGGTCGGCAACGTCGTGATTCCGGTCATCATCCGCCGCGATGTCGCTCCCGAACGGGTTGCCCTGGTCACCGCCGCCTACGTCGCGATGCTCAACGCCGGATCGTTGTTGACCTCGCTGTTGACGGTTCCGATCGCGTCGGTGATCGGGTGGAATCTGGCGCTGCTCGCGTGGTCGGTCATCACGATCGCCGGGATGCTGCTGTGGGGGCTGCACCTGCGTCACGCCGCCGCGCGCGGGGATCTGTGGGGGAGAGGTTCTCGGGTGCGCCGCGCGCCGGTGCGGCATCCGTCGGTGACAGGAACGCTGACGCGCTCACCGGTCCCGTGCCGGTACCTCTGGGGCGAGGGCGGATGCGCGGCGACTCGATGTTTCGCCACCCCGTGCCATGGATGCTTCTTCTGGCGTTCGCGGGACAGGCTGCCGTGTACTACGGCTTCGCGACCTGGCTGCCGACACTCATCGCGGACGATCTCGGGGTCAGCGCAGCGGCCGCGGGCGGGTTGA
- a CDS encoding 5'-3' exonuclease, which translates to MGSRPEKLMLLDSASLYFRAFYGVPDTVKAPNGMPVNAVRGFLDMIAKLVTTYEPTHLVACWDDDWRPQWRVDLIPSYKTHRVVEIVAGAPDVEEVPDPLEVQVPLIRDALAALGITIIGAAEHEADDVIGTLATTATMPVDIVTGDRDLFQLVDDERSIRVIYTARGMSNLELVTDRTVVTKYGVLPSQYADFATLRGDSSDGLPGVAGIGEKTAAALLATHGDLAGIMAAAERGEGMSAGVRAKVTAGLDYLAVAPTVVEVVRTLDLPQPDVRLRPLDDDQRAQTTELAETWALGTSISRVIEALATTR; encoded by the coding sequence ATGGGCTCACGACCTGAGAAGCTGATGTTGCTCGACTCGGCGTCGCTGTACTTCCGTGCGTTCTATGGCGTACCCGACACGGTGAAGGCGCCGAACGGGATGCCGGTCAACGCGGTGCGCGGATTCCTCGACATGATCGCGAAGCTCGTCACGACCTACGAGCCAACGCATCTCGTGGCCTGCTGGGACGATGACTGGCGCCCGCAGTGGCGGGTCGATCTGATCCCGTCGTACAAGACCCACCGGGTCGTCGAGATTGTCGCGGGCGCTCCCGATGTCGAAGAGGTCCCCGATCCGCTCGAGGTACAGGTGCCGCTCATCCGTGATGCGCTGGCCGCCCTCGGGATCACGATCATCGGCGCCGCCGAGCACGAGGCCGACGACGTCATCGGAACACTCGCCACCACAGCCACGATGCCCGTTGACATCGTCACCGGTGACCGCGACCTCTTTCAGCTCGTCGACGACGAGCGCAGCATCCGTGTCATCTATACGGCACGCGGGATGAGCAACCTCGAACTGGTCACCGACCGCACCGTCGTGACGAAGTACGGCGTCCTCCCCAGCCAGTACGCCGATTTCGCGACGCTCCGCGGAGACAGCTCCGACGGGCTGCCGGGCGTGGCGGGCATCGGCGAGAAGACAGCAGCCGCCCTCCTCGCCACCCACGGCGACCTCGCTGGCATCATGGCAGCCGCCGAACGGGGCGAGGGGATGTCGGCGGGAGTCCGGGCGAAAGTCACCGCGGGGCTCGACTACCTCGCGGTCGCCCCCACGGTCGTCGAAGTCGTCCGCACCCTCGACCTTCCGCAGCCGGATGTGCGGCTGCGGCCCCTCGATGACGATCAGCGCGCCCAGACCACCGAGCTCGCTGAGACGTGGGCGCTGGGCACCTCGATTTCACGCGTCATCGAGGCGCTCGCCACGACACGATGA
- the trpD gene encoding anthranilate phosphoribosyltransferase: MTQQPSWSSIISALLDGEDLSVSESTWAMRQIMAGDATPSQLAGFLIALRAKGETVDEIVGFRDAILEAALPLPVDPQVLDIVGTGGDRHRTVNVSTTASIVAAATGIPVVKHGNKAASSASGSSDVLSALGVDLRLSPDAVAEVLDRAGITFAFAAAFHPGFRHAGPTRAELGVPTVFNFLGPLCNPARAEANAVGVAHLDRVPLITGVFRTRGATALVFRGDDGLDELTTTGHSRIWEVSRGDIHEHDLDPRDLGIRLATLDDLRGGAPEHNAEIVRRVLAGEAGPVRDIVLLNAAAGIVAYRLSQDAAQSQLPIVERLRDAQQDAAAAIDSGAAAAKLQAWAEATVALAP, encoded by the coding sequence ATGACCCAGCAGCCCTCATGGTCCTCGATCATCAGTGCGCTCCTCGACGGCGAGGACCTCAGCGTGTCGGAGTCGACCTGGGCGATGCGCCAGATCATGGCGGGCGACGCGACCCCGTCACAGTTGGCTGGATTCCTCATCGCGCTCCGTGCCAAGGGGGAGACAGTCGACGAAATCGTCGGTTTCCGCGACGCGATCCTCGAGGCCGCGCTGCCGCTTCCGGTCGACCCTCAGGTTTTGGACATCGTCGGAACCGGTGGTGACCGCCACCGCACGGTCAATGTCTCGACGACGGCATCGATTGTCGCCGCAGCCACCGGCATCCCGGTCGTCAAGCATGGGAACAAGGCGGCGAGTTCGGCATCCGGGTCTTCCGATGTCTTGTCGGCCCTCGGCGTCGACCTGCGGCTGAGCCCGGATGCTGTCGCCGAGGTGCTTGACCGGGCCGGCATCACGTTCGCATTCGCGGCAGCTTTCCACCCGGGCTTCCGCCACGCGGGCCCGACCCGCGCAGAACTCGGCGTGCCGACCGTGTTCAATTTCCTCGGTCCGCTGTGCAATCCCGCTCGCGCCGAGGCGAACGCGGTCGGGGTCGCTCACCTGGACCGTGTGCCGCTCATCACGGGCGTGTTCCGCACCCGCGGGGCCACCGCGCTGGTGTTCCGCGGCGACGACGGGCTCGACGAACTCACCACCACGGGGCACAGCCGCATCTGGGAGGTCTCCCGCGGCGACATCCATGAGCACGATCTGGACCCGCGGGATCTCGGCATCCGCCTGGCGACACTCGACGACCTGCGTGGCGGCGCGCCCGAACACAACGCCGAGATCGTCCGGCGGGTGCTGGCGGGCGAGGCCGGACCGGTTCGCGACATCGTGCTGCTCAACGCTGCGGCCGGCATCGTCGCGTATCGGCTGTCGCAGGATGCCGCGCAGTCGCAGCTTCCCATCGTGGAGCGCCTGCGGGATGCGCAGCAGGATGCCGCCGCGGCGATCGACTCGGGTGCGGCAGCTGCGAAGCTCCAGGCGTGGGCCGAGGCGACCGTCGCCCTGGCGCCCTGA
- a CDS encoding aromatic ring-opening dioxygenase LigA encodes MSAPDTASATDTVQAPARNLGLVKVVGILGIVGGALLIIVGLIVWVTVSSQLRAENITIPDDAIAFQGQTVAGPFTAYVQADIIQHHALEASGGATYAELDREDPVRATMMNASFLRASLFTSVVSFGVAAFAMGIGVLSILFGWALHRLAGAPVVVKRATAAP; translated from the coding sequence ATGTCCGCCCCCGACACAGCTTCCGCCACAGACACCGTCCAGGCGCCCGCTCGCAACCTCGGCCTCGTGAAGGTGGTGGGGATCCTCGGCATCGTCGGTGGCGCCCTGCTCATCATCGTGGGTCTCATCGTGTGGGTGACGGTCTCGAGCCAGCTCCGCGCGGAGAACATCACCATCCCCGATGACGCGATCGCCTTCCAGGGACAGACCGTTGCCGGCCCGTTCACCGCCTACGTGCAGGCGGACATCATCCAGCACCACGCCCTCGAGGCCTCCGGCGGCGCCACCTATGCCGAGCTCGACCGCGAAGACCCGGTGCGCGCGACGATGATGAACGCGTCGTTCCTGCGGGCATCCCTGTTCACCTCCGTCGTCAGCTTCGGTGTCGCGGCGTTCGCGATGGGCATCGGCGTGCTGTCGATCCTGTTCGGTTGGGCGCTTCACCGCCTCGCGGGCGCCCCGGTTGTCGTCAAGCGCGCCACCGCCGCTCCGTGA
- a CDS encoding response regulator transcription factor, with product MPYDSGQRADVLYVEDDQDVAQMTIEVLSEVHTVVHEADVPSARARALQQRFDVMVIDRRLPGGDGIELVRSIRTARITTPILLLTALGAVDDRVEGLDAGANDYLVKPFDYGELLARIRALVRGYRAEQHRRMLGEWVFVPESQALYGPSGARVALTTTETALLDVLSASPEHVFTREEILGAVFHEGDTPGSVDTYVHYIRRKTVPEMIETVRARGYRVGQPT from the coding sequence ATGCCGTACGACAGCGGACAGCGCGCCGACGTGCTGTACGTCGAGGACGATCAGGACGTCGCCCAGATGACCATCGAAGTGCTCTCGGAAGTGCACACTGTCGTGCACGAGGCAGACGTCCCGTCGGCTCGCGCGCGAGCGCTTCAGCAGAGATTCGATGTCATGGTCATCGACAGGCGGCTTCCCGGCGGCGATGGAATCGAGCTGGTGCGCTCGATCCGCACGGCCCGCATCACAACGCCGATCCTGCTGCTCACGGCGCTGGGCGCGGTCGACGACCGCGTCGAGGGTCTGGATGCCGGCGCCAATGACTACCTGGTGAAACCGTTCGACTACGGCGAGTTGCTCGCCCGCATCCGGGCTCTGGTTCGCGGCTATCGGGCCGAACAGCACCGTCGCATGCTCGGTGAGTGGGTGTTCGTTCCCGAATCGCAGGCGCTCTACGGACCCTCCGGGGCGCGGGTTGCGCTCACGACCACCGAGACGGCGCTCCTCGATGTGCTCAGCGCGAGCCCCGAGCATGTCTTCACCCGCGAGGAGATCCTCGGCGCCGTGTTCCATGAGGGGGACACCCCGGGGTCGGTCGACACCTACGTGCACTACATCCGCCGGAAGACGGTTCCCGAGATGATCGAGACCGTGCGCGCCCGCGGCTACCGGGTGGGACAACCGACATGA
- a CDS encoding ferric reductase-like transmembrane domain-containing protein: MTTATPSRTAVTAPPPAARRPQHVVPAPATTAAPTKSRARSARRAWNLAATAVIWVTSLFVLALWVAGGGIQDLWGFDAAALNSLGRLTGLIASNLLLYQVILLARIPLFERGFGRDGLTRMHRLVGFWSFSLMLAHIALLVLGYAAAADVNVFVQLWEFVWDYPGMLLATVGTILIILVALTSMRRARAKLRYESWHLLHLYAYLGVGLALPHQLWTGADFLFSPVATAYWWGLWAVSAAAIIVFRILVPLARSVRHRVRVAEVRPDGTGGVAVTMTGRRLDRLGARAGQFFIWRFLDGPGASRANPFSLAAAPDGRTLTISARIVGDGTARLARLTPGTPVLFEGPYGTMTGEARTGSKLLMIGAGAGVAPLVSLLQAEQYAPGQATLVTRDHSTQAALRQDAIGTLIARRGLRHVPLPGPRAHTKSSWLPASHAAWSGADAIRHLAPDLHEYDVFLCGPAAWMKALEHDLRAAGVHRGRIHCESFTV; this comes from the coding sequence ATGACCACAGCGACACCGTCTCGCACCGCCGTCACGGCCCCGCCGCCCGCCGCGCGGCGTCCGCAGCATGTCGTCCCCGCCCCGGCGACCACCGCTGCTCCCACCAAGAGCCGTGCGCGCTCCGCCCGCCGGGCATGGAACCTCGCCGCGACAGCCGTCATCTGGGTGACAAGCCTGTTCGTTCTGGCACTGTGGGTCGCCGGTGGCGGCATCCAGGACCTGTGGGGCTTCGACGCCGCGGCGCTGAATAGTCTTGGCCGCCTGACCGGGCTCATCGCGTCGAACCTCTTGCTCTACCAGGTAATCCTTCTTGCCCGTATCCCCCTGTTCGAGCGGGGCTTCGGCCGCGACGGGCTGACGCGGATGCACCGCCTCGTCGGCTTCTGGTCGTTCTCCCTCATGCTCGCCCACATCGCGCTTCTGGTCCTGGGCTATGCAGCCGCGGCGGATGTGAACGTGTTCGTCCAGCTCTGGGAATTCGTGTGGGACTACCCCGGGATGCTGCTGGCGACCGTCGGGACGATCCTCATCATCCTCGTCGCGCTGACGTCGATGCGTCGCGCGCGGGCGAAGCTGCGCTACGAGTCGTGGCACTTGCTGCACCTCTACGCCTACCTCGGTGTCGGGCTGGCGCTGCCCCACCAGCTGTGGACGGGCGCCGACTTCCTCTTCTCTCCGGTCGCCACCGCGTACTGGTGGGGTTTGTGGGCGGTCAGTGCCGCCGCGATCATCGTCTTCCGCATCCTGGTTCCGCTCGCACGCTCGGTGCGCCACCGAGTGCGGGTCGCAGAGGTTCGCCCAGACGGTACCGGCGGGGTGGCCGTGACGATGACCGGCCGCCGACTGGACCGCCTCGGTGCCCGCGCCGGCCAGTTCTTCATCTGGCGCTTCCTCGACGGTCCGGGCGCCTCCCGCGCCAACCCCTTCTCCCTGGCCGCTGCTCCCGACGGGCGCACACTCACGATCTCTGCCCGGATCGTCGGCGATGGCACGGCACGCCTGGCGCGGCTCACGCCGGGCACACCCGTCCTGTTCGAGGGCCCGTACGGCACGATGACCGGCGAGGCCCGCACCGGCTCGAAGCTCCTCATGATCGGAGCGGGTGCCGGCGTCGCACCCCTGGTTTCGCTGCTGCAGGCTGAGCAGTACGCGCCGGGCCAGGCGACGCTGGTCACCCGCGACCACTCGACGCAGGCAGCTCTGCGCCAGGATGCCATCGGCACACTCATCGCGCGCCGCGGCCTGCGACACGTCCCACTCCCCGGGCCCCGGGCGCACACGAAATCCTCCTGGCTTCCCGCATCGCACGCCGCGTGGAGCGGAGCCGACGCGATCCGCCACCTCGCACCCGACCTTCACGAGTACGACGTGTTCCTGTGCGGGCCAGCCGCCTGGATGAAGGCGCTCGAGCACGACCTGCGGGCAGCCGGCGTTCACCGCGGACGCATCCACTGCGAGTCGTTCACCGTTTGA
- a CDS encoding sensor histidine kinase: MTSSEAGDRRRVRQAALSVGMWVAASSAIVVALGVTVMVAVILLRARVESDEHGTDFPGHHGGGDDLVVDVDRLLPWVIGLGILGVIVLSAIAWFAARRAVRPLGEALRLQRNFVADASHELRTPLTTLTSRIQIAQHRFARGGDVAGALEQLRSDADAMNDTLTDLLMAAEGTADTTSLTRVGDAVNAAVARLQPLADDSGVTLEVVSTDRAVRMPLPTLTRVLIAVIDNAIQHSPGGPP; this comes from the coding sequence ATGACGAGTTCAGAAGCCGGCGATCGTCGCCGCGTGCGGCAGGCTGCCCTGTCGGTGGGCATGTGGGTCGCCGCGTCGTCGGCGATCGTCGTCGCGCTCGGGGTGACGGTGATGGTTGCCGTCATCTTGCTGCGTGCGCGCGTCGAAAGCGACGAGCACGGCACGGACTTCCCCGGTCACCACGGTGGCGGCGATGATCTGGTGGTCGATGTCGACCGTCTGCTTCCGTGGGTGATCGGCCTCGGCATCCTGGGCGTGATCGTGCTCTCGGCGATCGCGTGGTTCGCCGCCCGCCGCGCGGTGCGTCCGCTTGGCGAGGCACTCCGACTGCAACGGAACTTCGTCGCCGACGCCAGCCACGAGCTGCGTACGCCGCTGACGACACTGACCAGTCGCATCCAGATCGCCCAGCATCGCTTTGCTCGAGGGGGAGATGTCGCCGGAGCGCTGGAGCAGCTGCGCTCCGACGCTGATGCCATGAACGACACGCTCACCGATCTGCTCATGGCCGCCGAGGGCACGGCCGACACGACCTCGCTGACGCGCGTGGGTGACGCGGTGAATGCCGCCGTGGCTCGACTGCAGCCGCTGGCCGACGACAGCGGAGTGACGCTGGAGGTCGTTTCCACCGATCGGGCGGTGAGGATGCCGCTGCCGACGCTCACGCGCGTGCTCATCGCGGTGATCGACAACGCGATCCAGCACAGTCCCGGGGGACCACCGTGA
- a CDS encoding YchJ family protein: MSFGSAAQSGIRRPPDQDPCLCGSGNIYGRCCGPLHRGEAAPSPERLMRSRYSAFALADARYLAETWHPRTRPERLDLDPDVRWVGLRIVDAPEVGTDTAGIVEFRARWRHGAQTGEQHERSRFRRAGGRWWYLDAETAGSDIQ, encoded by the coding sequence ATGAGTTTCGGATCCGCGGCACAGTCCGGCATCCGTCGCCCGCCGGATCAGGATCCGTGTCTCTGCGGGAGCGGGAACATCTATGGCAGATGCTGCGGTCCGCTGCACCGGGGCGAGGCGGCGCCGAGCCCGGAGCGGCTGATGCGCTCGCGGTACAGTGCGTTCGCCCTGGCCGACGCCCGCTACCTCGCTGAGACGTGGCACCCACGGACCCGACCCGAGCGGCTCGATCTCGACCCCGACGTGCGCTGGGTGGGCCTGCGCATCGTCGACGCCCCGGAGGTCGGCACCGACACCGCGGGGATCGTCGAGTTCCGCGCGCGTTGGCGGCACGGAGCACAGACCGGGGAGCAGCACGAGCGGAGCCGGTTCCGGCGCGCCGGTGGACGCTGGTGGTACCTCGATGCCGAAACGGCCGGCTCCGACATCCAGTGA
- a CDS encoding FAD:protein FMN transferase has protein sequence MTSAERRVWVETIMGTAVSVHAHGTREFVGAAATAASVAQAFAELREADRIFSTYREDSEISRLRRGEITMADAHPLVADVATACLDAERRSAGRFSATWRGWFDPTGYVKGWAVERAARMHLLPLVTQTGATAIGINAGGDMQLGTAAGSDWVWHIGIADPNHPGEVLAIVDVVDGAVATSGTAERGTHIVDPRSGRPATGVRSATVVADSLAEADLWATVGVVAGDDLSWMPGAATRSGLTVSDDGRVRRWMGETEVSVVSYADPAKL, from the coding sequence ATGACATCCGCCGAACGCCGCGTCTGGGTCGAGACGATCATGGGAACTGCCGTGTCGGTGCACGCCCACGGCACGAGGGAGTTCGTCGGCGCAGCGGCGACCGCGGCATCCGTGGCCCAGGCTTTCGCAGAGCTCCGAGAAGCCGACCGCATCTTCTCGACCTATCGCGAGGACTCCGAGATCAGCCGTCTGCGGCGCGGTGAGATCACGATGGCCGACGCGCACCCGCTCGTTGCCGACGTCGCCACGGCGTGCCTGGATGCCGAGCGGCGCTCTGCGGGCCGGTTCTCGGCCACCTGGCGTGGCTGGTTCGACCCGACCGGCTACGTCAAGGGGTGGGCGGTCGAGCGCGCCGCGCGGATGCATCTGCTGCCGCTGGTGACACAGACCGGCGCGACGGCGATCGGCATCAACGCCGGCGGGGACATGCAGCTGGGAACCGCCGCGGGCAGCGACTGGGTGTGGCATATCGGCATCGCCGATCCGAATCACCCCGGCGAGGTGCTCGCGATCGTCGATGTGGTCGATGGCGCTGTCGCGACCTCGGGCACGGCCGAACGCGGCACGCACATCGTCGACCCCCGCTCCGGCCGACCCGCCACCGGCGTACGCAGCGCGACCGTCGTCGCCGATTCCCTCGCCGAGGCCGACCTCTGGGCAACGGTCGGGGTCGTCGCCGGCGACGACCTGTCGTGGATGCCCGGGGCCGCCACGCGGTCGGGCCTCACGGTCAGCGACGACGGGCGCGTGCGCCGCTGGATGGGTGAGACCGAGGTGTCGGTCGTCAGCTACGCGGACCCGGCAAAGCTATGA
- a CDS encoding sensor histidine kinase, with protein sequence MTIEASAAADEVEIRISDQGSGIAPADTDRIFERFARASETGKRRGFGLGLALVRDVLSRYAGSIAVEATSLTGTTFLIALPGPRS encoded by the coding sequence GTGACGATCGAGGCCTCGGCTGCCGCCGACGAGGTCGAGATCCGCATCAGCGACCAGGGCAGCGGAATTGCCCCCGCCGACACGGATCGCATCTTCGAGAGGTTCGCTCGTGCCTCAGAGACGGGCAAGCGGCGCGGGTTCGGCCTCGGGCTCGCGCTGGTGCGGGACGTGCTGTCCCGCTATGCGGGGAGCATCGCCGTCGAGGCTACCTCGCTGACCGGCACGACGTTCCTCATAGCTTTGCCGGGTCCGCGTAGCTGA
- a CDS encoding beta-class carbonic anhydrase, producing MSVLSEVLDANESYASTFDKGDLALPPARGFAILTCMDARLDPAKYAGLSEGDAHVIRNAGGRASDDAIRSLVISYKLLGTQEWFVIHHADCGMEFFTDEVMRDLLANSLETAELGPDGFRDIGEGPGSAEAAYIDWLTISDRAQAVVDDVARIKAHPLVPARIPVYGYVYDVRTGRLVEVPAATAAGAAA from the coding sequence ATGTCCGTTCTGTCCGAGGTGCTTGACGCCAACGAGTCCTACGCATCCACCTTCGACAAGGGCGATCTCGCCCTGCCGCCCGCTCGCGGGTTCGCGATCCTGACCTGCATGGACGCGCGCCTGGACCCCGCCAAATACGCGGGCCTGAGCGAGGGCGACGCTCACGTCATCCGCAACGCCGGCGGCCGCGCTTCTGACGACGCCATCCGCTCGCTCGTGATCTCGTACAAGCTGCTGGGCACGCAGGAGTGGTTCGTCATCCACCACGCCGACTGCGGCATGGAGTTCTTCACCGACGAGGTCATGCGCGATCTGCTCGCGAACTCGCTCGAGACTGCCGAGCTCGGGCCCGACGGCTTCCGCGATATCGGCGAGGGTCCGGGCTCCGCCGAAGCTGCGTACATCGACTGGCTCACGATCAGCGACCGGGCGCAGGCCGTCGTCGACGATGTGGCCCGCATCAAGGCTCACCCGCTCGTCCCCGCCCGCATCCCGGTGTACGGCTACGTCTACGACGTCCGCACCGGGCGCCTCGTCGAGGTGCCGGCCGCGACGGCAGCGGGCGCCGCGGCCTGA
- a CDS encoding pyruvate kinase produces MIARGDLGVEAGWERLAEVQEEILWLCEAAHVPVIWATQVLDSLAGSGVPTRAEVTDAAAGERAECVMLNKGPHIEEAIEALDDILRRMHGHLEKKRPLLRRLRAWSHES; encoded by the coding sequence ATGATCGCCCGAGGAGACCTGGGAGTCGAGGCGGGCTGGGAGCGGCTGGCCGAGGTGCAGGAAGAGATCCTGTGGCTCTGCGAGGCCGCGCACGTTCCCGTGATCTGGGCGACGCAGGTGCTGGATTCGCTCGCCGGCAGCGGCGTACCCACCCGTGCCGAGGTGACGGATGCCGCAGCCGGCGAGCGGGCGGAATGCGTCATGCTCAACAAAGGACCCCACATCGAGGAGGCCATCGAAGCGCTCGACGACATCCTGCGGCGCATGCACGGCCACCTCGAGAAAAAGCGTCCGCTACTGCGACGGCTGCGGGCCTGGTCGCACGAGAGCTGA